A genomic stretch from Aedes albopictus strain Foshan chromosome 2, AalbF5, whole genome shotgun sequence includes:
- the LOC115270035 gene encoding uncharacterized protein LOC115270035: MSVIIRLQNLPWSANALDVRNFFKGLSIPDGGVHIVGGEMGDAFIAFSTDEDARQAMMMNGGKIKEVQVTLLLSSRAEMQKVIEEARRTTMSFMQLSAQSAPVIPQQAPVIPKVTAPAVTAAQPQPQPPVISLSGFLAQNLNQQKNQSIYSEIPGLGFLAPSGGMFQPNAPAAGLFSALSAQSYGAAGSPPTTNSAFTQLSEQLKKVGEAEKSAGTDTSSKSVSKKDGGGERSSRRSRSSSRERDRRRSRSRSRDRGSRRRGRDRSRDRRSRSRSRDRRDRRRRSRSRDRRDDRTRDKTREADQKTADKNSKQKSSRFSERSESKTTPAEAIKIPSPKVTPNVLQPTTFTSPWDSPIQKSLLKLANTDLEKPVQQASAIPPLISPSQKTNSEEGCGDRSEGQGQKPLAVVQNPIMSYRMNVLPSVNYGSFQSSKPLSNEQLSKLQELQARRDTKVFQGMNMGGNRQGGHFSDGESNTFAKNNNRGGFDFPPRGDGNRPGDGYRTDDGMNKRNQSMEERADRSEERDGIDGQSVKISHLENSTGYGEVRRFFHGQTISSNGIKMINDKNGRRTGVALVRFMRRDGKRYALSRDGMRLKHSVIKIESISDQEFEEAIDAYRPSYDEVPNNWKEVDLEEKEKKREEVIQIRDEDEGKQGSVVVWNLPTMTTELDLMRIFSDFTIVEVLIIKNYKNPKQLDGYVKFHRLQDARKACDSTHKHYIRNKRVFVKQCSDIEYDAAKNEYEAPDEPEPAVVVLDDSVQIVNESSKDFKKDEQDDDKMDLAEDDENNEDGRHQHMNANEPTPQKSVENLFGSPPPNMMGMPGNELQQRPGSNASPMNRGFPLAQQFSGMQRNPIEDESWEPERFQQNAPPPMMNRDPRGMFNQNFNNQDYQQEQQQQQQQQQQYQQQPPLLRQHQQQQQAQNVSQLNLGFGGDMSRDPRRRQDDMNQQMHQQMQQPPFGQGPPSSMNNDRFGPRDMGPMGRGNNRFDQQLPPPQQQQQQQPQQMGNMGNNQGRPPFGNDRFDEQQRMGFNQGPPMMGGNRFGQQQMGNNQDQGPMGNNRYQQQQQQQQQQQRQQQQMANAHQGGQFVNNRFNRNNEDNAKTNFIMITNLEFNMQEPRVYDFFDQEGFSPKHVQFIRNRNGRSTGDCLVEFDSPQEAEETLSKHGHVIGKRKAFIKHLFSNQLMDIMQKMNQNGPRHQWGGGPIRGNNFGNSGGNNSFDRENNFGGNNFRNNDNNFRGQDNTGNGGCFGNDDRFMNDNRHNEGRNFQENNYLSFSDDHHYDDDKPEDFEHHEDHDDQEFHDDHEDHNDYSKDVDESIVDENVPEKQIASTMESDKPVENSSQHHDNANDSGSVQHGPEDDDPPLKQPNADYLNPNEDEDQDDEDAEHDETGHHSEPEAHEEQTTPQQPEQPAQQQQQQPQSQQEQQSQQPQSQQSENEDQSQHTDGQDHNDSDMQNVDNQSEEVRGNILFLGNLPFRARNEELAKFFREYNIGVEDVKRRYLPDGRPTGDAMVRFRSGMDAQRAMKTHGNRRMGGRQVRMRVMDD; the protein is encoded by the exons TACCGACGAGGACGCCCGTCAGGCAATGATGATGAACGGGGGTAAGATCAAAGAAGTGCAGGTCACGCTTCTTCTGTCCTCTCGCGCTGAAATGCAAAAGGTGATCGAGGAAGCTCGTCGTACAACAATGTCATTTATGCAGCTGTCCGCCCAGAGTGCCCCCGTTATTCCACAGCAAGCCCCGGTTATTCCTAAAGTTACGGCTCCCGCTGTAACGGCTGCCCAACCGCAACCGCAACCGCCGGTCATAAGCTTGTCGGGCTTTCTGGCGCAAAATCTGAACCAACAGAAAAACCAATCGATCTATTCGGAAATTCCCGGGCTGGGATTTCTGGCGCCGAGTGGTGGAATGTTCCAGCCGAACGCTCCAGCTGCTGGTCTATTTTCGGCGCTGAGCGCTCAATCCTATGGTGCGGCTGGGTCGCCACCCACTACTAATTCGGCGTTCACGCAACTCTCTGAACAGTTGAAGAAGGTAGGCGAAGCGGAGAAGAGTGCCGGAACGGATACGAGTTCCAAGAGCGTGTCGAAGAAAGATGGCGGAGGTGAAAGAAGCAGTCGTAGAAGCAGGTCTAGTTCGCGTGAACGAGACAGGCGACGATCGAGGTCGAGAAGTCGGGACCGCGGTAGCAGACGTCGAGGACGAGACCGAAGTCGAGATAGGAGAAGTAGAAGCCGTAGCCGCGATCGTCGCGATCGTAGGCGCCGATCCCGATCCCGCGATCGTCGCGATGACAGAACACGGGACAAAACGCGAGAGGCAGACCAGAAAACGGCTGATAAAAATTCGAAGCAGAAATCGTCGCGATTCAGTGAGCGAAGTGAGAGTAAGACAACGCCTGCGGAAGCGATTAAGATTCCAAGTCCGAAGGTGACACCGAACGTGCTACAGCCAACGACATTCACGAGTCCGTGGGACTCGCCAATTCAAAAGAGTTTGTTAAAATTGGCCAATACGGATTTGGAAAAGCCTGTGCAGCAGGCGAGTGCTATACCTCCATTGATCAGTCCTTCGCAAAAAACAAACTCCGAGGAAGGGTGCGGGGATCGCAGTGAAGGACAGGGACAGAAACCTCTTGCAGTCGTACAGAATCCGATTATGAGCTATCGGATGAACGTGCTACCATCGGTGAATTATGGATCGTTCCAGTCATCGAAGCCTCTGAGCAACGAGCAGCTGAGCAAGTTGCAGGAGCTGCAAGCCCGACGTGACACGAAGGTATTCCAAGGAATGAACATGGGCGGAAACAGGCAAGGAGGACATTTCTCGGATGGAGAGAGCAACACTTTCGCGAAAAATAATAATCGTGGAGGGTTTGATTTTCCGCCACGTGGAGATGGGAATCGTCCGGGTGATGGTTATCGTACGGATGATGGAATGAACAAGCGGAACCAGAGTATGGAAGAGAGAGCAGATAGATCGGAAGAACGCGATGGTATTGATGGACAATCGGTGAAGATTTCTCATCTAGAAAATTCCACAGGGTATGGTGAGGTGCGAAGGTTCTTCCACGGGCAGACAATTTCTAGCAACGGGATCAAGATGATCAACGATAAGAACGGAAGGCGAACAGGAGTGGCGTTGGTGAGGTTCATGCGGCGGGATGGCAAGCGGTATGCGCTCTCACGGGATGGAATGAGACTGAAGCACTCGGTTATCAAGATCGAATCAATATCGGATCAGGAATTTGAGGAAGCAATTGACGCTTATCGTCCTAGCTACGACGAAGTACCGAACAACTGGAAGGAAGTCGATTTGGAAGAAAAGGAAAAGAAACGAGAGGAAGTAATCCAGATCCGTGATGAAGATGAAGGCAAGCAAGGGTCGGTGGTTGTTTGGAACCTTCCTACGATGACCACCGAGCTGGACCTGATGAGAATCTTTTCCGACTTCACCATTGTGGAAGTGTTGATCATTAAGAATTACAAGAACCCGAAACAATTGGATGGATATGTAAAATTCCATCGATTGCAAGACGCGAGAAAAGCGTGCGACAGCACCCACAAGCACTATATTAGAAACAAGCGGGTGTTTGTGAAGCAGTGTTCGGACATTGAATACGATGCGGCTAAGAATGAGTACGAAGCTCCAGACGAGCCGGAGCCGGCGGTGGTAGTGCTGGATGATTCTGTTCAAATTGTGaatgaatcctccaaggatttcaagaAGGATGAACAAGACGATGACAAAATGGATCTAGCGGAAGATGATGAAAATAACGAAGATGGTCGGCATCAGCATATGAACGCAAATGAGCCAACTCCGCAGAAGTCGGTTGAGAACTTGTTTGGATCGCCGCCTCCAAACATGATGGGTATGCCAGGGAACGAACTCCAGCAACGTCCAGGAAGCAACGCCTCTCCGATGAATCGTGGATTCCCACTGGCCCAACAGTTTTCAGGAATGCAGCGCAATCCTATCGAAGACGAAAGTTGGGAGCCGGAACGATTCCAACAAAACGCACCACCACCGATGATGAATCGTGACCCCAGAGGTATGTTTAATCAGAACTTCAACAATCAAGACTACCagcaggagcagcagcagcaacaacaacaacagcagcaatatCAACAACAACCACCGCTTCTACGACAACATCAGCAACAGCAACAAGCTCAAAATGTATCTCAACTGAATCTTGGATTTGGCGGGGATATGAGTCGCGATCCTCGCCGGCGTCAGGATGATATGAACCAACAGATGCATCAGCAGATGCAGCAGCCACCATTCGGCCAAG GTCCTCCGTCTTCTATGAATAATGATCGATTTGGTCCGCGAGATATGGGTCCGATGGGACGAGGTAACAATCGTTTTGACCAACAGCTGCCACCAccccaacagcaacagcagcagcagccgcagcagATGGGTAATATGGGCAACAATCAAGGCAGACCACCGTTCGGCAATGATCGCTTTGATGAACAGCAACGAATGGGCTTCAACCAGGGTCCTCCTATGATGGGTGGCAATCGGTTTGGACAACAGCAGATGGGCAACAATCAAGATCAAGGTCCGATGGGCAACAACCGAtatcaacagcaacaacaacaacagcagcagcagcaacggcagcaaCAGCAAATGGCCAATGCCCATCAGGGTGGACAGTTCGTTAACAACCGGTTCAACCGAAACAACGAAGATAACGCCAAGACCAACTTCATTATGATCACCAACTTGGAGTTCAACATGCAGGAGCCCAGGGTGTACGACTTCTTCGATCAGGAAGGCTTCAGCCCGAAGCATGTGCAGTTCATTCGCAATAGGAATGGCCGTTCCACGGGCGACTGCTTGGTGGAGTTTGACTCTCCGCAGGAAGCCGAAGAGACCCTTTCCAAACACGGCCATGTAATCGGGAAGAGGAAGGCGTTCATCAAGCATCTGTTCAGCAATCAGCTCATGGATATCATGCAAAAAATGAATCAGAATGGACCGAGGCACCAGTGGGGCGGTGGTCCCATCAGAGGAAATAACTTCGGCAATTCAGGTGGCAACAACAGCTTCGACAGGGAGAACAATTTCGGtggaaacaatttcagaaataatGACAACAATTTCAGGGGCCAAGATAACACAGGCAACGGTGGCTGCTTTGGCAATGATGATCGCTTTATGAATGACAACAGACACAATGAgggaaggaatttccaggaaaataaCTACCTAAGCTTTTCCGATGATCATCACTATGACGATGACAAGCCAGAAGACTTTGAGCACCACGAAGATCATGACGATCAAGAGTTCCACGACGATCACGAGGATCATAATGACTATTCTAAAGACGTGGATGAATCGATCGTGGATGAAAATGTTCCTGAGAAACAGATCGCCAGCACGATGGAAAGCGATAAACCTGTCGAGAACTCCTCTCAACACCATGATAATGCAAATGACTCTGGTTCGGTTCAGCATGGTCCTGAAGACGATGACCCGCCATTGAAGCAGCCCAATGCTGATTATCTGAACCCCAATGAAGATGAGGATCAAGACGATGAAGATGCAGAGCATGACGAAACGGGCCATCATAGTGAACCAGAGGCTCACGAAGAGCAAACAACTCCACAGCAACCAGAACAACCAgctcagcaacaacaacagcagccacAGTCTCAACAGGAACAACAATCCCAGCAACCTCAATCGCAGCAGTCCGAAAACGAAGATCAGTCACAGCATACCGATGGACAGGATCACAATGACTCCGACATGCAAAATGTGGATAACCAATCGGAGGAGGTACGCGGAAACATTCTGTTCTTAGGGAATCTTCCGTTCCGGGCGAGGAATGAAGAATTGGCCAAATTCTTCCGGGAGTACAACATCGGCGTCGAAGACGTCAAGCGCCGATACCTGCCCGATGGACGGCCGACCGGTGATGCCATGGTACGGTTCCGAAGCGGTATGGATGCACAGCGGGCGATGAAGACCCATGGCAATCGACGCATGGGTGGTCGCCAGGTTCGGATGAGGGTGATGGATGATTGA